A window of Deinococcus ruber genomic DNA:
CGATGACCTTGCTGTCGCTGAGAACGCGGATCACGTCTTCCCTGCTGCTGAGGATGCTCACTTTGCCTCCTTGAGTTCCTGGAAACTTGCCCGCGCCGCGCTCAGAGTGGCGTTCAGCTCGGCATCATTGTGCGCCGCCCCCACGAAGATGCTTTCGAACTGGCTGGGTGCCCAGTACACGCCGCGTGCCAGCATTCCCTGAAACCACGCGGCAAAGGCGGCAGTATCCGAACGGGCCGCGTCGGTGTACGAGGCCACCGGGCCAGCCTGAAAAAAGACCGTGAGCATGCTGCCCACCCGGTTGATGCACACCGTCACGCCCGCGTCGGCGGCAGCCTGCGCCAGCCCCTGCGCCAGCCGTTCCGTGTAGCTCTCCAGCCGCCCGTACAGGCCGGGATCGCTTTCCAGCGCCGTCAGGGTCGCCAGCCCCGCCGCCATCGCCAGCGGATTGCCGCTGAGCGTGCCCGCCTGATACACCGGCCCCTGCGGCGACACGTACTCCATCACCTCGGCGCGGCCACCATACGCGCCCACCGGCAGCCCGCCCCCGATGATCTTGCCCCAGCAGATCAGGTCGGGCGTCAGGTGCAGCAGCTCGGTCGCGCCGCCCAGCGCCAGCCGGAAGCCGGTCATAACTTCATCGGCGATCAGCAGCGTGCCGCCCTCGCGGCTGCGGTGCAGGGCTGCCACAAACTCCGGGGTGGGCAGCAGCACGCCCGCGTTTCCCACGACGGGTTCAAAGATCACGGCGGCGATTTCGTGGCCCCGCGCCGCCATCAGCGCGTCGAGGGCGGCGGGGTCGTTGTATTCGGTCACCAGCGTCAGGCCCGCGTATTCCGGCGGCACACCCGCACTCGACGGAGCCGCCTGCCCCAGATCGTCGGCGTTGGTCATCAGGCCGCTGCCCGCCTCGACCAGCAGCCCATCGGCGTGCCCGTGGTAGTTGCCCCGGAATTTCAGGATGTACTTGCGCCCGGTAAACCCGCGTGCCAGCCGCAGGGCGCTCATGGTGGCCTCGGTGCCGCTGCTGACGAAGCGCACCTTCTGCGTGCCGGTCAGCCGCGTGACCAGTTCGGCCAGCGCCACTTCCCGCCAACCGGGCGCACCGAAACTGGTGCCGTGAACCGCCGCTTCCAGAATGGCTTCCCGAACGCCCGCGTGGTTGTGGCCCAGAATCATCGGCCCCCAGCTGCCGATGTAGTCGAGCAGCGTGTTTCCGTCGGCGTCGGTGAGATACGCGCCGTCTGCACTGGCGATGAAGCGCGGCGTACCGCCCACCGACTTGAAGGCGCGAACCGGGGAATTGACTCCGCCCGGCGTGACCTGCCGCGCCCGCGCGAACAGCTCCTGTGAAACGGTGGTGATGGGCGGCGCGGCCTGAGTGGGTGCGGTCATATCTGCCTACCTTAGCGAGTGCAGCCCAGGGAATATGTGAATCTGACGCGTGAACGCAATCCCCAAGAAATGCTTCAGGCCGATTCCTCCTCGGCAGGTACCTCGGCATCGGCAGCGTCGGCAGCGCTCTCTTCCTGCACCTTCAGCTTGACCTTACCCACCTCGCGCACACGCCCCGACCACAGTTTTGCGGCCTCCTGATACAGCGGGTGCGCCCGCAGATCGGCCAGTTCCGCACGTCCAGCCGACGACAGCGCCGGAGCAGTGGCCGTGTCGGATGGCACTGGCTGAGCCGCTGTCAGCTTTCGGGGCGGCGGCGTTCTGGCGGGCACAGGCGCAGCGGGCGTTTCAACGGCTGAGAGCAGGGTCGGCCCCGCCTCCAGCATGGCATCGGGCATGCCGCCCAGATCGTCCCAGTCGGGTTCTTGGAAGATCGGTTCGGGGGCCAGATAGGTGGCACGGCCCGGATCACGGGCGGGCGGCTCGCTGGCAGGCAGGCCCGCGCCGTCGGGCAGGGGCGGGGCGTCGGCCACGTGGCTGGGCGCGTGCCGGGCCACATCGGGAAGAGGCGCGGCGGCGCGGTCGTCGGGGCTGGCGGCCCGCTTCGGTGCAGCGCTGGCCTGCCCGGAAGAAGCGCGGCTGGGTGTGAATTCTGGAATCTGGTCGGCGGGGGTGTGTGGCTGGGCGGCAGACGTGGGGGCGGCCCGCTGGGCGCGGGCTTCACCGAAAGGGGGAATATCGTCCAGTGCGGGCGGTGTCGGGATGGATGCTGGGCGTGACTGCACGGGGGCCACCACCGGAGCCGCCCCCGCCTCTGCCGCGCCGCGCCCGCCCACCTGCATTTTTCGGCTGCTGTCGGGCGTCGGGCCGATGATTTCCAGCATGACTGGCCCGAAGACCCGCACCACCAGTTGCCCCAGGTCGTCGAATTTGCTGATGACCTGCTTGGCGTGAAAACTGCCCTTGTCGTCGTAGGTCAGGCTGGCGTAGCCCTGCTGGGCGTGCATGCGGGCAGGCTTCATGAAGGCCTTGAGCTGCGAACTGGCGAGCTTGAGCACATCGGCCCAGGTGCCGCCGCCTGCTGGGGGAGCCACCGCGACAGGCGCAGCAGCACGCGCAGGCACACGCCCGGCACTGTCCAGCGCGGGAATTTCATCCTGAATGGCGGGGCGGGACGGAGCGGAGGCCGCCTGCATCGGCACGCCGCTGGCCTTCAGGTCGCGCAGCTCCTTTTCCAGCCGTGCCAGCCGCTGCCCCACATCGGCAGAGGGAGCGCTGGCGCTGGGCTGGGCGCTGCCGCCGCCACTTTCCCCGGCGAGCAGAGCGTGCATCAGGGCCAGTTCCAGACTCTGCTGATCTGCGCCGCGTGCAAAGCGGGAGTCCTGGGCATCCAGCGCCGCTTGCAGGCGCAGCAGCCGGGGCACATCGGCTCCTTCCAGCCGCGCCGCCGCCGTGTCGTGCAGGCCCAGTTCGGCATGCAGCGCCTCGCCCAGCGCCGTGACCAGTCCCTCGACCACGGTGCGGGCCGCGTACCCTGCCCGGTACAGGGTGGCCGCGCCTTCCAGCAGGGTCGCGGCGTCGTTCTGTACCAGCGCCCCCGCCATGTTCCGCATCTGCTCGCCGGGCGGCAACCCGAGCGCAGCTTCCACGCCCGCCCGCGTCACGTCCTGCCCGGCTGCCAGCATGCGTTCCAGCAGACTTTCACCGTCGCGCATGGCGCCATCGGCCAGCCGCCCGATCAGGTTCAGGGCTTCCGGCTCGGCCCGCACACCCTCGCTGGCGGCAATGCCCGCGAGTTTGCCTGCCACTTCCTGCGGCGTCAGGCGGCGAAAACGGTAATGCTGACAGCGCGACAGAATGGTCGGAATGATCTTTTCCGGCTCGGTGGTCGCCAGGATAAAAATGACGTGGCTGGGCGGCTCTTCCAGCGTTTTCAGCAGCGCATTGAAGGCGGCGCGGCTCATCATGTGGGCTTCGTCGAGGATGTAAATCTTCTTGCCACCGCGCATGGCCGAGAGGCCCACCTTCTCGCGCAGCTCGCGCACGTCGTCCACGCTGTTGTTACTGGCAGCGTCGATTTCGAGCACGTCGGGATGGTTGCCCGCCCGCACGCTCAGGCAGCTTTCGCACTCGCCGCAGGGCTTGATGCCGGGGGTGATGCAGTTGGCGGTCATGGCGATCAGGCGGGCGGTGGTGGTCTTGCCCACGCCACGCGGGCCGCTGAACAGGTAGGCGTGCCCGACGCGGCCCTGCTCCAGCGCGGCCTTCAGAACATCTTTGACGTGTTCCTGACCGACCACCTGATCCCAGCGGATCGGCCTTGCACGCTGGTAGATGGCAGACATGGAGGCAGTCTAGAGCCTGGGGGGGCTGGCGTTGGTGGGCTGGTGCTGATGGTTGTTGGGGTTGGCGGGTGAGGGGGCGTTCGGAGGCTGCTTGATTGCCCCACCCTCCAGCCCCCTACCCAGAGGGCAGGGGGAGCGAACAGATGCGTCAAGCGCTGATCGCAATTTGGAAACGGTGTGCTCGTTCTTCGCCCGTGGCAACGTTGCATCCTGTTGCAGCCAACGCCGCCACCGCGCTGACTCGCTCCAGTGGGCTTGGTTACTCTTTTCGCCAACGTTGCCAAGCTTGCACGCCAACGCCGCGACTCAATGCGCCCAAGGCGGTGCGTCGTCCGTGTTTATGGTCTTCCAGGCTCCGCCCCAGATCGTCTACTTTTGGCAGAGAAGCAGAAGCTCTGGCTTTTTGATGCTGTTGAAGCGGCCTGTGTGGGAATGACAGGGCAGACAAGGCAGATGACTGACCTATGGTTGTGGGCGATTAAGGCCGCGCCCAGGCAGGGCTTTGACGGCGCTGGATTGGTCACTTCTTCGGCACGAACGAAGCGGCCTTACGCCGGTCGTGGCGCAGAACAGAGCAAGATCAAACGTTGCAACGGGCGAAGAAAGGGCACGCCGCTTCCAGATGGCGACAGCGCCTGACGCTTCTGTTCGCTCCCCCTGCCCTCTGGGTAGGGGGCTGGGGGGTGGGCAACAAAGCAGCCTCCGAACGCCCCCTCAATCACCAACCCAAAACCATCTCACCCACCAACAACCTCAAACACCCCAGCCCCACGATCAAGCCGCCCCACCGCCCCCAGCGGCAACGTGAGCTGCGGACTGATATGCCCGAAATCCACATTCGCCAGCACGGGCATAGCCTCTCGCCCCGCCTCCCACAGAACCTTTTTCACCCACCCGTACAGCTCTGCCACCATGTCGGGCGTGTACCCACGGGGCCGCGCCAGCACCAGCCCAGCCGCACTTTGCAAAAGGCCCTGCGCCGCGAAATTCCGCAGCCAGTAGCCGACCTGTGCGGGCGGGGGCACATCCTCCGAGGTTTCCAGGCACAGCAACGCGCCCTGCCACAGCACAGGTTCAGGCCAGCCGGGCGTACCGTTCAGCATGTCCAGCACTTCCAGACAGCCGCCCATAAGGTGGCCCTGGGCGGGCACGTCGCCCTGAAGCCACGTCCAGCCGTCCGAGCGTTCAAAGGGCCGCTTCACTTCCTGCAAGTCGGGCTGCTGCCACTCCTGGTGGGCTTGTGTCCACTCGGGAGCCTGCTGGAAATGAAATGCGGCGGCGCTCATGGTGGCCTGCCGGATGCCCTGTACCGCGAACGGATGCATGCCGCCGAACTCGGCCAGGTCGGTCAGCAGGGCGGGGCCGTGATAGGCCATCACGCCCGCCCTCAGAAACTGCATCAGCGTTACGGTGCTGTCGGAGAAGCCCAGAAAAACCTTCGGATGACGGCGAATGGTCTCCAGATTCAGTAGCGGAAGCAGCCGCACGCTGTCATCACCGCCGATCATGCTCAGCAGCCCGTGAATGTCGGGATTCTCCAGCGCCCAGTGAAGATCGTCGGCCCTGGCCTGGGGATTGCGGTACAGGTATTCCGGGCCGCGCAGGGCGTTCGGAGCCGGGATGATGTTCCAGCCGAGTTCGGCCCTGGCCTGCCGCCGTCCGGCCTCGTAGCGATGCAGCACTTCGGTCACAAAACCGCTCGACAGGCTGAGAGCAGCGACGGTATCACCCTCTTTAAGCAGGGGTGGGCGCACGAACATGGAAGCCATACGGCAGTATCGCTGCCAGAAGAGCCAGAGGCCGTGATGTTGCTGCATACAGCCCCTCTATACCCAACTTTTACCACCGGCCTGTTAGCCTGAAGCCCATGACGCCTGCTGTCTTTCCCCCTGTTTCCCGGAGCCTCTCTTGAACGCGCAGATCGACGCCGTGATCCTGGGCGTGGTCGAGGGCCTGACCGAGTTCCTGCCGATCTCATCCACCGGACACCTGATCGTGGCCGAAAACCTGCTTCAGTACAAAGACGCGGGCGAGACCTTCACGGTCGTGATTCAGCTCGGCGCGATTCTGGCGGTGGTGTTCTTCTACTGGCGACTGCTGCTCTCCAAGCTGGGCGAGCTGTTTCAGGGGCGGCCCGCCGGGGTGCGCTTCTGGGTCAATATCGTGGTGGCCTGTATTCCGGCAGCGGTCATCGGGCTGCTGTTCGAGAAGAAGATCAAGGGGCTGCTGTTCACGCCCACGGTGGTCGCCATCAGCCTGATCGTGGGCGGCATCATTCTGTATGTGGTCGAGCAGCGCCGCTCGCAGATGGCCCACGCCGAGGAGCAGGCCGAACCCGACCTCGACAGCATCACCATGCGCCAGGCTCTGTGGGTGGGCGCGGCGCAGGTGCTGGCGGTCGTGTTTCCCGGCACCTCGCGCTCGGGGGCCAGCATCGTGGGCGGGCTGCTGGCGGGCATGAACCGCGTGACTGCCACCGCGTTCTCGTTCTTTCTGGGCATTCCGCTGCTGGGCGCGGCGGGGCTGTACAGCCTGTACAAAGCCCGCCACACGCTGTCGCAGGTGGAAGGCGGCACCAGCGCCATGCTGATCGGCACCGTCATCTCGTTCATCGTGGCGCTGCTGTCGGTGGGCTGGCTGCTGCGCTACGTGTCGCGCAACGATTTTCGGGGGTTTGCCATCTACCGCATCGTGTTCGGCATCATCATCCTGATTCTGGTGGCAATGAACGTGCTGCACACCACGCCGGCCTGAATTTTCCGCCCTTCCCTGCTGGCCTGGAAGACGATTCCGGGCCAGTTTCGTTTCTGTGCGGGCAGAGACGGCGTTCTATACTGACCGCGTGAGCTTCGATCCTGCCAATCCGCTGATCGTGCAGGCCGACAGATCGGTATTTCTGGAAGCGTTCAACCCCCGTGCCGAGGATGCCCGCCGCGCTCTGGCTCCGTTTGCCGAGCTGATCAGCAGCCCCGAACACCTGCACACCTACCGCGTCACGCCGCTGTCGCTGTGGAACGCCGCCAGTGCAGGCATGAGCGCTGCCGAGATGGTGGGGGCGCTGGAGCAGTACGCCAAATTCCCGGTTCCGCAGAACGTCGTGACCGATATCCGCGAGCTGGCGGGGCGCTGGGGGCGGCTGCGGCTGGTGGCCCACGACAGCGGGCTGCTGCTGGTGGCCGATACCCCAGATGCCCCGCTGCTTACCGAGCTGAGTCGGCAGAAGGCGGTTGCGCCGCTGCTGGGCGACCGCATGGGCGACGCCGTGTTCGCGGTGCCGCTGCTGAACCGGGGGCTGATCAAGACGGCGCTGCTGGAATCTGGCTGGCCGCTCGACGATCAGGCGGGCTACAGCGACGGTCTGGCGTACCCAATCGGCCTGCTGCCGAGTCTGGCGGTGCGCGACTATCAGCAGGAGGCCGCCGACGCCTTTTACCGGGGCGGCAGTGCCGAGGGCGGCAGCGGCGTGGTGGTGCTGGCTCCCGGCAGCGGCAAGACGGTGGTGGGCATGGTCGCCATGAGCATGGTCGGGCAGCGCACGCTGATCCTGACGACCAACCGCACCAGCGTGAACCAGTGGCAGCGCGAACTGCTGCAAAAGACCAGTCTGATGCCGGAAGAAGTGGGCGAGTACGACTCCGGCACGCCGCTGAAACCCGTGACCGTCTGCACCTACCAGATGCTGACGCACCGAAAGCGCGGCAGCGAGAAGAGCGACGACGGCGCGTATCCGCACATGGGCCTGATCGGAGCCGCCGAATGGGGCCTGATCGTGTACGACGAGGTACACCTGCTGCCCGCGCCGGTCTTCCGCATCACCGCTTCGGTGCAGGCCCGCCGCCGACTGGGCCTGACCGCCACCCTGATCCGCGAGGATGGGCGCGAGGGCGACGTGTTCGCGCTGATCGGCCCCAAGCGCTATGACCGCCCGTGGAAGACGCTGGAACAGGCGGGCTTCATCGCGCAGGCCGACTGCACTGAGGTGCGGCTGCTGCTGCCACAGGCCGAGCGCGTGAGCTACGCCGCAGCACCCGACCGCGAAAAACACCGCATCGCTGCCGAGAACCCAGACAAGCGCGGGGTGGTGAGCGCCATTCTGGAGCTGCACCGAGGCGCACCGGCCCTGATTATCGGGCAGTACCTCGATCAGCTGGCTCTGATTGCCGCCGACCAGGAAGCCCCGCTGATTACCGGCAAGACCCCGCAGCGCGAGCGCGAGGCGCTGTTCGCCAGTTTCAGGCAGGGAACGCTGAAATTGATCGTGATGTCGAAGGTCGGCAATTTCGCCCTCGATCTGCCCGACGCCGAAGTCTTGATTCAGGTGTCGGGCGCGTTCGGATCGCGCCAGGAGGAAGCGCAGCGGCTGGGGCGGCTGCTGCGGCCAAAAGCAGACGGGCGCGGGGCCAGCTTTTACAGCGTGGTCACGCGTGAAACCACCGAGGAAGACCACGCCCACCACCGCCAGCTCTTTCTGGCCGAGCAGGGTTACGCCTACCGCATTCTGGACGCCTCCGAACTGCTGGCAGCGGGTATGCAGGCATGACACGCAAGGCACAGGCAAAAGCGCAGCCGCCGGAAGACGCCGTACAGGACGCCATCCGGCAGATAGAGGAGGCGAAGGCGCGGCGTGCTGCTGCCGGGAAAACGGGAGAAACACCGGTCTCGAAAAGCCGGGGTCGCCCACCGGGAAGCGGCGCGAAACAGCAGGCCAGCGCCCCGCCCGAAGACGAACGTTCAGCCGCCTTTTCGGTCAGTCAGATCACCGCCCACACGCCGCTCGGCCTGATCGAAGTTCAGGAGAGCAGCGATCTGGACGCGCTGCTGGCCGATAAAACGCTGGCCCCGCTGATCGCGCTGCGACTCGACGAACGCTTTGCCCTGGTGTTGCCCGGCAGCACCGACAAACTGCTGGTGGCACTGCGAAAGGCCGGGCATACGCCCAAAGTGGAAGACCGGGCATGAGCGCACCGGACGTGCCGGGCCGCGTGCAGACCGGCCTGCGCCTCGATGAGCTGCTGGAGAAGATGGCGGCCCCGCAGCTCATCCGCATCGCGGGCCGCTACGCCCCCGGAGAGGACGTGCGCCAGATCCAGAAAGCCCGCGACGCTGTGACGAGGGCGCTGAACAGGCCGCGTGCCCTGAAGGCGCTGATCGAGACGCTGACACCGCTGGAACGCTTCGTCCTGGACGAGGTGCGCCGCTCTCCGCAGGGGACGAACGGCTGGGCGCTGCTGCTGGGCGCACGGCTGCACGGCCTGAAGCCGGAGCGCAAACCCGCAGCAGTCGAGCTGTACCGCCATTACCGCCCCGCCACCTTCGACGGAGCCGAGCTGATCTGGCCGCTGCTGGCCGATGGCCTGCTGATGCCGATGACACTGCCAAATCCGTTCGTGGCGAGCT
This region includes:
- the hemL gene encoding glutamate-1-semialdehyde 2,1-aminomutase, translated to MTAPTQAAPPITTVSQELFARARQVTPGGVNSPVRAFKSVGGTPRFIASADGAYLTDADGNTLLDYIGSWGPMILGHNHAGVREAILEAAVHGTSFGAPGWREVALAELVTRLTGTQKVRFVSSGTEATMSALRLARGFTGRKYILKFRGNYHGHADGLLVEAGSGLMTNADDLGQAAPSSAGVPPEYAGLTLVTEYNDPAALDALMAARGHEIAAVIFEPVVGNAGVLLPTPEFVAALHRSREGGTLLIADEVMTGFRLALGGATELLHLTPDLICWGKIIGGGLPVGAYGGRAEVMEYVSPQGPVYQAGTLSGNPLAMAAGLATLTALESDPGLYGRLESYTERLAQGLAQAAADAGVTVCINRVGSMLTVFFQAGPVASYTDAARSDTAAFAAWFQGMLARGVYWAPSQFESIFVGAAHNDAELNATLSAARASFQELKEAK
- the dnaX gene encoding DNA polymerase III subunit gamma/tau yields the protein MSAIYQRARPIRWDQVVGQEHVKDVLKAALEQGRVGHAYLFSGPRGVGKTTTARLIAMTANCITPGIKPCGECESCLSVRAGNHPDVLEIDAASNNSVDDVRELREKVGLSAMRGGKKIYILDEAHMMSRAAFNALLKTLEEPPSHVIFILATTEPEKIIPTILSRCQHYRFRRLTPQEVAGKLAGIAASEGVRAEPEALNLIGRLADGAMRDGESLLERMLAAGQDVTRAGVEAALGLPPGEQMRNMAGALVQNDAATLLEGAATLYRAGYAARTVVEGLVTALGEALHAELGLHDTAAARLEGADVPRLLRLQAALDAQDSRFARGADQQSLELALMHALLAGESGGGSAQPSASAPSADVGQRLARLEKELRDLKASGVPMQAASAPSRPAIQDEIPALDSAGRVPARAAAPVAVAPPAGGGTWADVLKLASSQLKAFMKPARMHAQQGYASLTYDDKGSFHAKQVISKFDDLGQLVVRVFGPVMLEIIGPTPDSSRKMQVGGRGAAEAGAAPVVAPVQSRPASIPTPPALDDIPPFGEARAQRAAPTSAAQPHTPADQIPEFTPSRASSGQASAAPKRAASPDDRAAAPLPDVARHAPSHVADAPPLPDGAGLPASEPPARDPGRATYLAPEPIFQEPDWDDLGGMPDAMLEAGPTLLSAVETPAAPVPARTPPPRKLTAAQPVPSDTATAPALSSAGRAELADLRAHPLYQEAAKLWSGRVREVGKVKLKVQEESAADAADAEVPAEEESA
- a CDS encoding S66 family peptidase; this translates as MASMFVRPPLLKEGDTVAALSLSSGFVTEVLHRYEAGRRQARAELGWNIIPAPNALRGPEYLYRNPQARADDLHWALENPDIHGLLSMIGGDDSVRLLPLLNLETIRRHPKVFLGFSDSTVTLMQFLRAGVMAYHGPALLTDLAEFGGMHPFAVQGIRQATMSAAAFHFQQAPEWTQAHQEWQQPDLQEVKRPFERSDGWTWLQGDVPAQGHLMGGCLEVLDMLNGTPGWPEPVLWQGALLCLETSEDVPPPAQVGYWLRNFAAQGLLQSAAGLVLARPRGYTPDMVAELYGWVKKVLWEAGREAMPVLANVDFGHISPQLTLPLGAVGRLDRGAGVFEVVGG
- a CDS encoding undecaprenyl-diphosphate phosphatase, which encodes MNAQIDAVILGVVEGLTEFLPISSTGHLIVAENLLQYKDAGETFTVVIQLGAILAVVFFYWRLLLSKLGELFQGRPAGVRFWVNIVVACIPAAVIGLLFEKKIKGLLFTPTVVAISLIVGGIILYVVEQRRSQMAHAEEQAEPDLDSITMRQALWVGAAQVLAVVFPGTSRSGASIVGGLLAGMNRVTATAFSFFLGIPLLGAAGLYSLYKARHTLSQVEGGTSAMLIGTVISFIVALLSVGWLLRYVSRNDFRGFAIYRIVFGIIILILVAMNVLHTTPA
- a CDS encoding DNA repair helicase XPB, whose amino-acid sequence is MSFDPANPLIVQADRSVFLEAFNPRAEDARRALAPFAELISSPEHLHTYRVTPLSLWNAASAGMSAAEMVGALEQYAKFPVPQNVVTDIRELAGRWGRLRLVAHDSGLLLVADTPDAPLLTELSRQKAVAPLLGDRMGDAVFAVPLLNRGLIKTALLESGWPLDDQAGYSDGLAYPIGLLPSLAVRDYQQEAADAFYRGGSAEGGSGVVVLAPGSGKTVVGMVAMSMVGQRTLILTTNRTSVNQWQRELLQKTSLMPEEVGEYDSGTPLKPVTVCTYQMLTHRKRGSEKSDDGAYPHMGLIGAAEWGLIVYDEVHLLPAPVFRITASVQARRRLGLTATLIREDGREGDVFALIGPKRYDRPWKTLEQAGFIAQADCTEVRLLLPQAERVSYAAAPDREKHRIAAENPDKRGVVSAILELHRGAPALIIGQYLDQLALIAADQEAPLITGKTPQREREALFASFRQGTLKLIVMSKVGNFALDLPDAEVLIQVSGAFGSRQEEAQRLGRLLRPKADGRGASFYSVVTRETTEEDHAHHRQLFLAEQGYAYRILDASELLAAGMQA